In one window of Denticeps clupeoides chromosome 2, fDenClu1.1, whole genome shotgun sequence DNA:
- the commd3 gene encoding COMM domain-containing protein 3, protein MELSESVQKGLRRLADPAAFDAARFAALVEAAFAGVTRPGSEALLDHPELKHADQALVKLCHAAAATVILEAAKQNADRSTISSCLEEFKFDAGRTDLFCDSYQKHKKAVENLLAGIGGSPPHITDVSWRLEYCIKNGYVHKVNQPSYLISFNVQSGVSGGSPSEVNFNCTTEQLQDLVGKMKDAAKSLEKAAQS, encoded by the exons ATGGAGTTGTCGGAGTCCGTGCAGAAGGGTCTGCGGCGTCTCGCCGACCCGGCGGCGTTCGACGCGGCGCGCTTCGCGGCGCTCGTCGAGGCGGCGTTCGCGGGCGTGACGCGCCCGGGCTCGGAGGCGCTCCTGG ACCATCCGGAGCTGAAGCACGCGGACCAGGCCTTGGTGAAGCTCTgccacgccgccgccgccaccgtcATTTTGGAGGCCGCTAAGCAGAATGCAGACAGATCCACCATCAG CTCGTGTCTGGAAGAGTTCAAGTTTGATGCCGGGAGGACGGATCTGTTCTGTGACTCATACCAG AAGCATAAAAAGGCCGTGGAGAATCTGCTGGCCGG TATCGGCGGAAGCCCCCCACACATAACGGATGTTTCCTGGCGTTTGGAGTATTGCATTAAG AATGGATATGTGCACAAAGTGAACCAGCCGTCCTATTTAATCTCCTTCAACGTACAG AGCGGCGTCAGTGGGGGGTCCCCGTCAGAGGTCAATTTTAACTGTACCACCGAACAACTTCAG GATTTGGTGGGGAAGATGAAAGATGCGGCGAAGTCGCTAGAGAAAGCGGCGCAGTCGTGA
- the bmi1a gene encoding LOW QUALITY PROTEIN: polycomb complex protein BMI-1-A (The sequence of the model RefSeq protein was modified relative to this genomic sequence to represent the inferred CDS: inserted 2 bases in 1 codon): protein MHRTTRIKLTELNPHLMCVLCGGYFIDATTIIECLHSFCKMCIVRYLETSKYCPICDVQVHKTKPLLNIRSDKTLQDIVYKLVPGLFKNEMKRRRDFYAEHPSVEDAANASNEDRGEVADEDKRIITDDEIISLSIEFFDQRSKPQDGGEEKQANEEANNKRYLQCPAAMTVMHLRKFLRSKMDIPCTFQVEVMYEDEPLKDYYTLMDIAYIYTWRRNGPLPLKYRVRPACKKLKLGHVPEEGNSSNRSESDSASDKASSPAAAATTSSSXPPPPPPPPTAPATHFPHPSGALNGSTAACPPRHFTFASKPRKGSLNGSSTSSG from the exons ATGCATCGCACCACAAGGATCAAGCTCACCGAGCTGAACCCGCACCtgatgtgtgtgctgtgtgggGGATACTTCATCGATGCCACCACCATCATCGAGTGTCTGCATTCCT TCTGCAAAATGTGCATCGTTCGGTACCTGGAGACCAGCAAGTACTGTCCGATCTGCGACGTCCAGGTCCACAAGACGAAGCCGCTCCTCAACATCCG GTCCGACAAGACCCTCCAAGACATTGTGTACAAGCTGGTACCCGGCCTGTTCAAAA ATGAAATGAAGCGCAGGAGGGACTTTTACGCCGAACACCCCTCCGTGGAGGACG CGGCGAACGCATCCAACGAGGACCGCGGCGAGGTGGCCGACGAAGACAAAAGGATCATCACAGACGACGAGATAATCAGCCTCTCCATCGAGTTCTTCGACCAGAG GTCCAAACCGCAGGACGGTGGAGAGGAAAAGCAGGCGAACGAAGAG GCCAATAACAAGCGATATCTGCAGTGTCCTGCCGCCATGACCGTCATGCACCTGAGGAAATTTCTCAGGAGCAAGATGGACATCCCGTGCACCTTTCAG GTTGAGGTCATGTATGAAGACGAGCCGCTGAAGGACTACTACACGTTAATGGACATCGCCTACATCTACACATGGAGGAGG AACGGACCGCTGCCCCTGAAGTACCGCGTTCGTCCCGCCTGCAAGAAGCTGAAGCTCGGCCACGTGCCGGAGGAGGGCAACAGCTCCAACCGCTCCGAGAGCGACTCCGCCAGCGACAAGGCCAGCAGCCCGGCCGCTGCGGCgaccacctcctcctc cccccccccgccgccgccgccgcccacCGCCCCGGCCACCCACTTCCCCCACCCCTCCGGCGCCCTCAACGGCTCCACCGCGGCCTGCCCGCCGCGACACTTCACCTTCGCCAGCAAGCCGCGGAAGGGCTCGCTCAACGGCTCCTCCACGTCCTCGGGCTGA